acgcgtgtgacCCACCACCGGTCCCACGCCAGCGCTGGGGATTAGGCCAGGGAGGGGGATTAAAGGCCGAGTTACCAAAGCAGCTTTAGGAAATGTCATCCTGGCTTAACCCTCCAACCCTGGTGGCATCTGGGGTCCCCCTGAGTGGGGTTGGGGCTCCCCACAGTCATCGCCACCATGCGGGACCTGCGGAAGAAGGAGAAATTGGAGGAGGCGGCGGGATCAGCGCTGGGAAAAACCTTGAGCATCCAACGTTTGGACGTCTGCAGCGACAGCTCGGTGGAGGAGTGCATGGGGAGCATCCCCGGGGGACGGGTGGACGTGTTGGGTGAgcggggtgctgggtggggggtcCCCACGGGGCTCCCAAGGGGGTCTCTGAGCCCCCCCACTGGTGTCACACCGCAGTGAATAACGCCGGCGTGGGGCACATCGGTCCCGTGGAGAGTATCAGTGTGGAGGAGATGAAACGCATCTTCGAGACCAATTTTTTCGGGGCCGTGAGGATGATCAAGGCCGTTCTCCCCGACATGAAGCGGCGGCAGAGCGGTCACATCGTGGTCATCAGCAGTGTCATGGGGCTGCAGGGTGAGGCGGGGGGGTCCCGCTGGGTGGGGGAGCCTCCAAAGTGGGGGTGTCGCTGAGTTCAGCCCCTTCCCCGCCCACAGGGATCGTCTTCAACGACGTCTACGCCGCCTCCAAGTTCGCGGTGGAGGGATTCTGCGAGAGCctggctgtgcagctgctgcagttcaACGTCTTGTGAGCGCGAGGGGATGCagtgggggggaccccaaagggGCTCAAGGGTGGCTCTGGAACCCCCACCCCGGCCCTGCAGCGTCTCCATGGTGGAACCGGGCCCCGTGAACACGGAGTTCGAGCtgaagctgatggaggaggtTTCACGCTCCGAATTTCCCGGCACCGACCCGGCTACCGTGCGGTACTTCAAGGACGTCTACCTGCCGGCTTCCCACGAGATCTTCACCACGCTGGGGCAGAGCCCCACCGCCGTGGCCG
This sequence is a window from Strix uralensis isolate ZFMK-TIS-50842 chromosome 38, bStrUra1, whole genome shotgun sequence. Protein-coding genes within it:
- the RDH8 gene encoding retinol dehydrogenase 8 isoform X1; this translates as MATAAPRVVLVTGCSSGIGLAVAVRLAQDPQQRFQVIATMRDLRKKEKLEEAAGSALGKTLSIQRLDVCSDSSVEECMGSIPGGRVDVLVNNAGVGHIGPVESISVEEMKRIFETNFFGAVRMIKAVLPDMKRRQSGHIVVISSVMGLQGIVFNDVYAASKFAVEGFCESLAVQLLQFNVFVSMVEPGPVNTEFELKLMEEVSRSEFPGTDPATVRYFKDVYLPASHEIFTTLGQSPTAVAEAIVKVIGARRPAFRTQTNDLYTPLVALKYADPAGDLSVRTYHHLLFDYGTLFHLSMGVLRCLTCGCFRRRITPL
- the RDH8 gene encoding retinol dehydrogenase 8 isoform X2: MRDLRKKEKLEEAAGSALGKTLSIQRLDVCSDSSVEECMGSIPGGRVDVLVNNAGVGHIGPVESISVEEMKRIFETNFFGAVRMIKAVLPDMKRRQSGHIVVISSVMGLQGIVFNDVYAASKFAVEGFCESLAVQLLQFNVFVSMVEPGPVNTEFELKLMEEVSRSEFPGTDPATVRYFKDVYLPASHEIFTTLGQSPTAVAEAIVKVIGARRPAFRTQTNDLYTPLVALKYADPAGDLSVRTYHHLLFDYGTLFHLSMGVLRCLTCGCFRRRITPL